The DNA segment CTAAAAAGGGCTTCTGCGGCCTGTGGCGAGGTGCGGAAGCGGTTGGCAAAGCGGTTGCCTATGTTGATAACAGACTCGCAATTACCTAAACGCTGGTGGCTCTGCATCAGCAGATACATGCTTTGGCGGTCGGTTTCGCCGCCGTTTCCTCCACCGTCAACACCTTTGAGTAATGCCACGACAGCGGCGTAATTGCCTTTTTGATAGTGCTTTAAAGCCTGTTCGTATTGGTTGGTTTGGGTGGCCGAGCGGGGAGGTTCAGCCGCAACCGTGTTGGTTTGCGTGCGCACAGGCGGTTTGGTATGGGAGCGGTTGGCGGCAGGGCGGCGTTCGAGTTGGCGCACTCTGGTTTTCAAACTGTCGACTTCTTTTTCGAGGCGGGCGATTTTGATGCCTAAGTTATTGATTTGAAATTGTGCGTCAGGTTCGGGATAGGGGATGGCATCTGCTTGGTTTGGCTGATGGTCGGCGTGCGGTGCAGAAGTTGTGATGCCTGCACAGGCACTCAGTAACAAGATGCTGAATAACGGGGCGGATAATCGGATATCGTAAATAAACTTAAATTTTGCTACGTCGTTGCTGTGTCTTGAGGTGCTGCTTGTATTTTTTGCGGTTTGTTGTCTTGCATCAA comes from the Neisseria dumasiana genome and includes:
- a CDS encoding tetratricopeptide repeat protein, whose product is MLLLSACAGITTSAPHADHQPNQADAIPYPEPDAQFQINNLGIKIARLEKEVDSLKTRVRQLERRPAANRSHTKPPVRTQTNTVAAEPPRSATQTNQYEQALKHYQKGNYAAVVALLKGVDGGGNGGETDRQSMYLLMQSHQRLGNCESVINIGNRFANRFRTSPQAAEALFSVGSCQYRMQQQDIARDTWRKLIQMYPESASAKRAYTELKKR